From the Musa acuminata AAA Group cultivar baxijiao chromosome BXJ3-7, Cavendish_Baxijiao_AAA, whole genome shotgun sequence genome, one window contains:
- the LOC135643277 gene encoding large ribosomal subunit protein eL15z-like, which produces MGAYKYVSELWRKKQSDVMRFLQRVRCWEYRQLPSIVRVTRPTRPDRARRLGYKAKQGYVIYRVRVRRGGRKRPVPKGIVYGKPKHQGITQLKFQRNKRSVAEERAGRKLGGLRVLNSYWVNEDSTYKYYEIILIDPSHSAIRNDPRINWICKGVHKHRELRGLTSAGKKYRGLRGKGHLHHKARPSRRATWKRNQTLSLRRYR; this is translated from the exons ATGG GGGCGTACAAGTACGTGTCTGAGCTATGGAGGAAGAAGCAGTCGGACGTGATGCGGTTCCTACAGCGGGTGAGGTGCTGGGAATACCGCCAGCTTCCCTCGATCGTGCGCGTCACGAGGCCGACGCGACCCGACAGGGCTCGGCGCCTTGGTTACAAGGCCAAACAG GGTTATGTGATTTATCGTGTTCGTGTTAGACGTGGTGGCAGGAAGAGACCAGTTCCCAAGGGCATTGTTTATGGGAAGCCCAAGCATCAAGGTATCACTCAGCTTAAGTTCCAAAGAAACAAGCGATCAGTTGCAGAGGAGAGAGCTGGTCGCAAGCTGGGAGGCCTCAGGGTGCTAAACTCTTACTGGGTTAACGAG GATTCAACATACAAATATTACGAGATCATCCTTATTGATCCATCCCACAGTGCCATTCGCAACGACCCTAGGATCAACTGGATCTGCAAGGGCGTTCACAAGCACCGTGAGCTTCGCGGGCTAACATCGGCTGGCAAGAAGTACCGTGGTCTTCGCGGTAAAGGCCACCTTCATCACAAGGCTAGGCCATCTCGTAGGGCAACCTGGAAGAGAAACCAGACCTTGTCTCTTCGCCGATATCGATAG
- the LOC103990938 gene encoding methyl-CpG-binding domain-containing protein 10 isoform X2 has translation MLNEDGTPRRNEIVFVSPTGEEIKSKRQLQQYLKSHPGGPPSSEFDWGTGDTPRRSARIRERAKAIETSEDEKPKKRERKSSSKKAAKQKKDDSDVVDGTPGAKEDVTVEETKVFADVQMKEADDANKVKDGNTATEAAKEDAAGEQDSIVQANGSVEEKTEASSKNDGTETATGVDAVISDKPADTKVLPSSGDPEEASTGKEGHEREVVQGNSIDEENPDDAVVTKEVPPANCGDGQHLPKASPVNC, from the exons ATGCTGAATGAGGATGGAACTCCAAGAAGGAATGAGATTGTTTTTGTATCACCAACTGGTGAGGAGATCAAGAGTAAGAGACAGTTACAGCAGTACTTGAAGTCTCACCCTGGAGGCCCCCCTTCATCTGAGTTTGACTGGGGAACCG GTGACACCCCGAGGCGTTCAGCGAGAATTAGGGAGAGAGCCAAGGCAATAGAGACCTCAGAAGATGAGAAGccgaaaaagagagaaaggaaatcAAGTTCCAAGAAAGCAGCGAAACAGAAGAAAGATGACAGCGATGTAGTGGATGGAACTCCCGGTGCAAAGGAGGATGTCACTGTCGAAGAAACTAAAGTGTTTGCTGATGTCCAAATGAAAGAGGCTGATGATGCAAACAAGGTCAAAGATGGGAACACGGCTACGGAAGCAGCAAAAGAGGATGCAGCAGGTGAGCAAGACTCCATCGTCCAAGCCAACGGAAGTGTCGAAGAGAAAACAGAGGCTAGCTCAAAGAACGATGGCACTGAAACAGCAACCGGAGTTGATGCTGTCATTTCAGACAAACCAGCTGACACCAAGGTATTGCCTTCATCAGGCGACCCTGAAGAAGCATCGACTGGGAAAGAAGGCCATGAGAGAGAGGTTGTACAAGGGAATAGCATCGACGAGGAGAATCCTGACGATGCTGTAGTCACCAAGGAAGTTCCTCCAGCGAACTGCGGTGATGGTCAGCATCTGCCCAAGGCATCTCCTGTGAACTGTTGA
- the LOC135642603 gene encoding dnaJ protein homolog isoform X1, producing the protein MFGRAPKTSDSTRYYEILGVSKNASQDDLKKAYRKAAIKNHPDKGGDPEKFKELAQAYEVLSDPEKREIYDQYGEDALKEGMRGGGGGHNPFDIFESFFGGSPFGVGGSSRGRRQRRGEDAIHPLKVSLEDLYSGISKKLSLSQNVICQKCKGKGSKSGASMSCSGCEGSGMKVTIRQLGPGMIQQMQHPCSECKGTGETINEKDRCPQCKGEKVIQEKKVLEVVVEKGMQNEQKITFPGEADEAPETVTGDIVFVLQQKDHPKFKRKGDDLYYEHTLSLTEALCSFQFVLTHLDNRQLLIKSNPGEVVKPDQFKAINDEGMPMYQRPFMRGKLYIHFTVDFPDLLTLDQCKALEAALPPKPASQMTDMELDECEETTLYDVNIEEEMRRKQAQAQEAYEEEDDVSGRAQRLQCAQQ; encoded by the exons ATGTTCGGTCGGGCGCCGAAGACGAGTGACAGCACGCGGTACTATGAGATCCTCGGGGTGTCGAAGAACGCTTCCCAGGATGACCTCAAGAAGGCCTACCGCAAGGCCGCCATCAAGAACCACCCCGATAAGGGCGGCGACCCCGAAAAG TTCAAGGAATTGGCCCAGGCTTATGAGGTTCTAAGCGACCCTGAAAAGCGTGAAATCTATGACCAGTATGGTGAGGATGCCCTCAAGGAGGGAATGCGTGGTGGTGGAGGTGGTCACAACCCTTTTGATATCTTCGAGTCCTTTTTCGGTGGAAGTCCCTTCGGAG TAGGTGGAAGCAGCCGGGGACGAAGGCAGAGGAGAGGGGAGGATGCAATCCATCCTCTTAAGGTGTCTTTGGAAGACTTGTACAGTGGGATCTCCAAGAAACTCTCGCTTTCACAGAACGTCATCTGCCAAAAGTGCAAGGG GAAGGGTTCTAAGTCTGGCGCTTCGATGAGTTGCTCTGGCTGTGAAGGATCGGGTATGAAGGTCACGATTCGTCAGTTAGGGCCTGGAATGATCCAGCAAATGCAACACCCTTGCAGTGAGTGCAAGGGCACTGGGGAGACCATTAACGAGAAGGATCGGTGTCCACAATGTAAAGGTGAGAAGGTTATTCAGGAGAAGAAAGTGTTGGAGGTTGTGGTTGAGAAAGGAATGCAGAACGAGCAGAAGATTACCTTCCCCGGAGAGGCAGACGAGGCG CCTGAAACTGTTACTGGAGATATTGTGTTTGTCCTTCAACAGAAGGATCACCCAAAGTTTAAGAGAAAGGGAGATGATCTTTACTATGAGCACACGTTATCCCTCACCGAAGCTCTCTGTAGCTTCCAATTTGTCTTGACCCACTTAGATAACAGGCAACTACTTATCAAGTCGAACCCTGGTGAAGTTGTGAAGCCCG ATCAATTCAAGGCGATAAATGACGAGGGCATGCCGATGTACCAGAGGCCCTTCATGAGGGGGAAGCTCTACATCCACTTCACAGTGGACTTCCCGGACTTGCTGACGCTGGACCAGTGCAAAGCGCTGGAGGCTGCGCTTCCTCCAAAGCCTGCATCACAGATGACGGACATGGAACTGGATGAGTGCGAGGAAACAACATTATATGATGTCAACATCGAGGAAGAGATGCGGAGGAAGCAAGCTCAGGCACAGGAGGCTTACGAGGAAGAGGATGATGTCTCCGGACGAGCCCAGAGATTGCAATGTGCTCAGCAATAA
- the LOC135642603 gene encoding dnaJ protein homolog isoform X2 — protein MFGRAPKTSDSTRYYEILGVSKNASQDDLKKAYRKAAIKNHPDKGGDPEKFKELAQAYEVLSDPEKREIYDQYGEDALKEGMRGGGGGHNPFDIFESFFGGSPFGGGSSRGRRQRRGEDAIHPLKVSLEDLYSGISKKLSLSQNVICQKCKGKGSKSGASMSCSGCEGSGMKVTIRQLGPGMIQQMQHPCSECKGTGETINEKDRCPQCKGEKVIQEKKVLEVVVEKGMQNEQKITFPGEADEAPETVTGDIVFVLQQKDHPKFKRKGDDLYYEHTLSLTEALCSFQFVLTHLDNRQLLIKSNPGEVVKPDQFKAINDEGMPMYQRPFMRGKLYIHFTVDFPDLLTLDQCKALEAALPPKPASQMTDMELDECEETTLYDVNIEEEMRRKQAQAQEAYEEEDDVSGRAQRLQCAQQ, from the exons ATGTTCGGTCGGGCGCCGAAGACGAGTGACAGCACGCGGTACTATGAGATCCTCGGGGTGTCGAAGAACGCTTCCCAGGATGACCTCAAGAAGGCCTACCGCAAGGCCGCCATCAAGAACCACCCCGATAAGGGCGGCGACCCCGAAAAG TTCAAGGAATTGGCCCAGGCTTATGAGGTTCTAAGCGACCCTGAAAAGCGTGAAATCTATGACCAGTATGGTGAGGATGCCCTCAAGGAGGGAATGCGTGGTGGTGGAGGTGGTCACAACCCTTTTGATATCTTCGAGTCCTTTTTCGGTGGAAGTCCCTTCGGAG GTGGAAGCAGCCGGGGACGAAGGCAGAGGAGAGGGGAGGATGCAATCCATCCTCTTAAGGTGTCTTTGGAAGACTTGTACAGTGGGATCTCCAAGAAACTCTCGCTTTCACAGAACGTCATCTGCCAAAAGTGCAAGGG GAAGGGTTCTAAGTCTGGCGCTTCGATGAGTTGCTCTGGCTGTGAAGGATCGGGTATGAAGGTCACGATTCGTCAGTTAGGGCCTGGAATGATCCAGCAAATGCAACACCCTTGCAGTGAGTGCAAGGGCACTGGGGAGACCATTAACGAGAAGGATCGGTGTCCACAATGTAAAGGTGAGAAGGTTATTCAGGAGAAGAAAGTGTTGGAGGTTGTGGTTGAGAAAGGAATGCAGAACGAGCAGAAGATTACCTTCCCCGGAGAGGCAGACGAGGCG CCTGAAACTGTTACTGGAGATATTGTGTTTGTCCTTCAACAGAAGGATCACCCAAAGTTTAAGAGAAAGGGAGATGATCTTTACTATGAGCACACGTTATCCCTCACCGAAGCTCTCTGTAGCTTCCAATTTGTCTTGACCCACTTAGATAACAGGCAACTACTTATCAAGTCGAACCCTGGTGAAGTTGTGAAGCCCG ATCAATTCAAGGCGATAAATGACGAGGGCATGCCGATGTACCAGAGGCCCTTCATGAGGGGGAAGCTCTACATCCACTTCACAGTGGACTTCCCGGACTTGCTGACGCTGGACCAGTGCAAAGCGCTGGAGGCTGCGCTTCCTCCAAAGCCTGCATCACAGATGACGGACATGGAACTGGATGAGTGCGAGGAAACAACATTATATGATGTCAACATCGAGGAAGAGATGCGGAGGAAGCAAGCTCAGGCACAGGAGGCTTACGAGGAAGAGGATGATGTCTCCGGACGAGCCCAGAGATTGCAATGTGCTCAGCAATAA